From a region of the Thermosipho melanesiensis BI429 genome:
- a CDS encoding 2-phosphosulfolactate phosphatase has protein sequence MIDVKFLPEKLKSAQVIVVIDVLRATTTMITAIANGCEYIIPVQSVNDAKVYGKEFLVCGERNGIKPEGFDKGNSPLEYFDVEDKKIVLTTTNGTKTLKMVEGLSDKIILGAFINFSATLNVLKDYSDILFVCAGNDNEISFEDLQVAGAFVDRLFWNLSDSAKALKYMWNALKKPNFSGVHALKLKELGFERDLDFAMSMDLYNIVVEYKDGKVVKGG, from the coding sequence ATGATAGATGTAAAATTTTTACCTGAAAAATTGAAAAGTGCTCAAGTTATTGTAGTTATTGATGTGTTAAGGGCAACAACGACAATGATAACTGCTATAGCAAATGGCTGTGAATATATTATTCCCGTTCAATCTGTAAATGACGCAAAGGTATATGGAAAAGAATTTTTGGTATGTGGGGAGAGAAATGGGATAAAACCAGAGGGGTTTGATAAGGGAAATTCCCCTTTGGAGTATTTTGATGTCGAAGACAAAAAAATAGTTTTAACTACCACAAATGGTACAAAAACGTTAAAGATGGTTGAGGGATTATCTGATAAAATTATTTTAGGAGCATTTATTAATTTTTCCGCTACGTTAAATGTTTTAAAAGATTATTCAGATATTTTGTTCGTATGTGCTGGAAATGACAATGAAATATCTTTTGAAGATCTTCAAGTTGCCGGTGCTTTTGTTGATAGACTTTTTTGGAATTTATCAGACAGTGCAAAAGCTCTAAAATATATGTGGAATGCTTTAAAGAAACCTAATTTTTCTGGAGTTCATGCTTTAAAGTTAAAAGAATTGGGATTTGAAAGAGATTTAGATTTTGCAATGAGTATGGATTTATACAATATAGTGGTAGAATATAAGGATGGGAAGGTCGTAAAGGGGGGATAG
- a CDS encoding DNA-processing protein DprA: protein MLYSDIHYIAFSIISSKVNNYPVFNHKNLSRLFFLSLKNNINLFMLSEKQLREFLYTHKEKIFSKRQKDVEKLIERFILIFEDKNLLKQAESEKKLCFEEEIQYVVYENATYPKKLHALRKLDHPVYVLFYKGYWKDFDKLKIAAIIGSRNTSSEGLVLAKSLGKELSMNKIYNISGLALGADAAGHEGSMGFTGAVLGQGLSKIEKRLYPKENIKLLFDILNKGIVLSEIPPSKKPIKYYFLCRDRIISALADSVIVIESRKKGGTMKTFQYAASLNKKIIVWKKNIDGNLFLLKKYNAHSFKQYFEVPKIINSPINGAMLF, encoded by the coding sequence ATGTTGTACAGTGATATTCATTACATAGCCTTTAGTATTATTAGTTCAAAAGTAAACAATTATCCCGTTTTCAACCATAAAAATCTTTCGAGATTATTTTTTTTAAGTTTGAAAAATAACATAAATCTATTCATGTTATCTGAAAAACAACTACGAGAATTTTTGTATACACACAAAGAAAAAATATTTTCAAAAAGACAAAAGGATGTAGAAAAGTTAATAGAAAGATTTATATTGATTTTTGAAGATAAAAACCTTCTTAAACAGGCAGAAAGCGAAAAAAAGCTCTGTTTTGAAGAGGAAATTCAATATGTGGTGTATGAAAATGCTACATATCCAAAAAAATTACATGCTCTAAGAAAACTAGATCATCCTGTTTATGTTTTGTTTTACAAAGGTTATTGGAAAGATTTCGATAAATTAAAAATAGCTGCGATAATAGGCTCAAGAAATACCAGTAGTGAAGGTTTGGTTTTGGCTAAAAGTTTAGGAAAAGAGCTTTCAATGAACAAGATATACAACATCAGTGGATTAGCTTTAGGTGCAGATGCCGCAGGACATGAAGGAAGTATGGGATTTACAGGGGCTGTTTTAGGACAAGGGTTAAGTAAAATAGAGAAAAGGTTGTATCCAAAGGAGAATATAAAATTACTCTTCGACATATTAAATAAAGGGATTGTTTTATCAGAAATTCCACCAAGTAAAAAGCCTATAAAATATTATTTTTTATGCCGAGATAGAATAATATCAGCTTTGGCAGATAGTGTAATTGTGATTGAGTCTAGAAAAAAAGGTGGTACGATGAAAACATTTCAATATGCAGCAAGTCTTAACAAAAAAATTATTGTCTGGAAAAAAAACATTGACGGTAATTTATTCTTATTGAAAAAATACAATGCACATTCCTTTAAACAATACTTTGAAGTACCTAAAATAATAAATAGCCCCATAAATGGGGCTATGTTGTTTTAG
- a CDS encoding DUF2089 domain-containing protein → MLPKCPVCGKTMIVTQLKCQNDDVIVSGKFTVSPLAFLEEEDMKFIILFLRSKGNLKEMERITGIGYFTLRGKLDKLLNKMGLTPLEESSEETDDIFSKLKKGIISVEDALNILKKKGGEKNG, encoded by the coding sequence TTGTTACCGAAATGTCCTGTTTGCGGAAAAACAATGATAGTAACACAACTAAAGTGTCAAAATGACGATGTAATTGTTTCTGGAAAGTTTACTGTTTCTCCCCTTGCATTTTTAGAAGAAGAGGATATGAAATTCATTATTTTGTTTTTAAGGAGTAAAGGAAATCTTAAAGAAATGGAAAGAATTACAGGAATAGGTTATTTTACCCTCAGGGGAAAACTAGACAAATTACTTAACAAGATGGGCCTTACTCCTCTTGAAGAATCTTCGGAAGAAACGGATGATATATTTTCGAAACTCAAAAAAGGAATAATTTCTGTAGAAGATGCTTTAAATATTTTAAAGAAAAAGGGAGGGGAAAAGAATGGATGA
- a CDS encoding MFS transporter, producing the protein MRKITLNKNFTLFILGRLVSLIGSGIQMIAIPLYILDKTGSGTAMGIFTLLGILPRLLAAPFSGVIGDRFNRKNIMVLTDFIRGILIILLYILSFRNMLQLIILFIIQAIVSVLDGFFGAATSAMLPDIVSEEQLRRANSILGTVNSFSMIIGPILGGVIYGFFGISLVFLFNGISFILSAISEMFIEYNTLFKTKEKLSAKSFFIEFKEGLVFIVKKRSLKILFTFAMFTNFLIAPLLQVVEPYILRQIVKMSAQQYGLVQTFFTIGMLLGNIALISFFSKMKNKPLMIQGLAVEIALLFIFTYFIFPDVLTRFSTLQFFWLTAAIYFTFGFFNVQVNVPISTNLQLMTPSDIRSRVFSTLEVFSQIMVPLGAVIYGFLLDHIAAHFIFLFATILTSLITFVFLLIAPKEVYEPKTT; encoded by the coding sequence GTGAGGAAAATAACCTTAAATAAAAATTTCACGCTTTTTATTTTAGGAAGGCTTGTTTCACTAATTGGTTCCGGTATACAAATGATTGCAATTCCATTGTATATTCTAGACAAAACGGGCTCAGGTACAGCCATGGGAATATTTACGCTTCTTGGGATTCTTCCACGGCTCCTTGCTGCACCTTTTTCAGGAGTAATTGGTGATAGATTCAATAGAAAAAACATAATGGTATTAACTGATTTTATTAGAGGTATCTTAATTATACTTTTATACATATTATCTTTTAGAAATATGCTACAATTAATTATATTATTCATTATACAGGCTATTGTATCTGTATTGGATGGCTTTTTCGGAGCTGCAACTAGTGCTATGCTACCAGATATTGTTTCAGAAGAACAACTTAGAAGGGCAAATTCCATTTTAGGTACGGTAAATTCATTTTCAATGATAATTGGACCTATTCTTGGTGGGGTAATATATGGATTCTTCGGTATTTCTCTAGTTTTTCTATTCAACGGTATTTCCTTTATCTTATCTGCAATTAGTGAAATGTTTATTGAATATAACACTTTATTTAAAACAAAAGAAAAACTTTCTGCCAAATCCTTTTTTATAGAATTTAAAGAGGGATTAGTTTTTATTGTGAAAAAGAGAAGTTTAAAAATATTGTTTACATTTGCCATGTTTACAAATTTTCTAATTGCACCTTTACTTCAAGTTGTTGAACCATATATATTAAGACAGATTGTTAAGATGAGTGCACAACAATACGGTCTTGTACAAACATTTTTTACTATTGGTATGCTGTTGGGAAATATTGCGCTTATATCGTTTTTTAGTAAAATGAAAAATAAACCACTAATGATTCAAGGCCTTGCGGTAGAAATTGCCTTACTTTTTATTTTTACATACTTTATTTTCCCAGATGTTTTAACAAGATTTTCAACTTTACAATTTTTCTGGTTGACAGCTGCAATATACTTTACATTTGGTTTTTTCAATGTACAGGTTAACGTTCCAATATCGACAAATTTACAACTCATGACCCCCTCTGATATAAGGTCAAGAGTATTTTCCACATTGGAGGTATTTTCACAAATTATGGTTCCTTTAGGTGCAGTGATATACGGCTTTTTATTGGACCATATTGCTGCACACTTTATCTTTCTTTTTGCGACAATATTAACTTCTCTAATAACATTTGTGTTTTTACTTATCGCCCCCAAAGAGGTGTATGAGCCTAAAACAACATAG
- a CDS encoding tRNA dihydrouridine synthase — protein MVIGKVGLAPMAGISNWSFRTLCFKFGAEFAYTEMISAESIVRNLKINEKYFPKDIEKKRVAVQIFGSEPYIMSQAASMVDGKGAWIDINAGCPVKKVIKKGAGSALLKDLKKLKKIIEGVKNNVKSKVSVKVRLGFDEDNFERIYDAAVEAGADMIAVHGRTAKQMYSGRAKWQIKNKGYIPLYINGDIYNSDNIKIAMELSGADGVLIARGAIGNPWIFSNITPSIFERKNVVLQHIDLLYLEVGDIREFRKFVAGYTKGLPGARQFRAKVMKIEEIDELKMAFEEYFLSISN, from the coding sequence ATGGTAATAGGTAAAGTAGGACTTGCTCCAATGGCCGGTATATCAAATTGGAGTTTTAGAACTTTATGTTTTAAATTTGGAGCTGAATTTGCATACACTGAAATGATTAGTGCAGAAAGCATAGTACGAAATTTAAAAATTAATGAAAAGTACTTTCCGAAGGATATAGAAAAAAAAAGGGTTGCAGTACAGATATTTGGTTCAGAGCCATACATAATGTCACAAGCAGCAAGTATGGTAGATGGAAAAGGCGCATGGATAGATATTAACGCGGGATGCCCTGTGAAAAAGGTGATAAAAAAAGGTGCAGGCAGTGCTCTTTTGAAAGACTTAAAAAAATTAAAAAAGATAATAGAAGGTGTTAAAAATAATGTGAAATCTAAGGTGTCTGTGAAGGTTAGATTGGGGTTTGACGAAGACAACTTTGAGAGGATTTACGATGCTGCAGTAGAAGCTGGTGCCGATATGATAGCAGTTCACGGTAGAACGGCCAAACAGATGTATTCAGGCCGTGCAAAGTGGCAGATAAAAAATAAAGGCTATATTCCTTTATATATTAATGGTGATATCTACAATAGTGATAATATAAAAATAGCAATGGAATTATCTGGAGCAGATGGAGTGTTAATAGCCCGTGGTGCAATTGGCAACCCTTGGATTTTTTCAAATATAACTCCTTCTATTTTTGAAAGAAAAAATGTGGTATTACAACACATCGATTTATTATATCTTGAGGTTGGTGATATTCGTGAGTTTAGAAAGTTTGTTGCCGGATATACAAAAGGGTTACCAGGAGCAAGGCAGTTTAGAGCAAAAGTGATGAAGATTGAAGAAATTGATGAATTAAAGATGGCATTTGAAGAATATTTTTTATCTATATCTAATTAA
- the nadD gene encoding nicotinate (nicotinamide) nucleotide adenylyltransferase produces the protein MAIQFGLPEELLSLKNSLVIYGGSFNPPHNGHIIIAQLVREMFRFADFHVVTSSTPPHKKVDVSFKERFFLTKKAFEKVEGITVSDIEHRLGGVSYAINTIEYYEKKYSHIFFLVGEDALYSIEKWYRYEDILKKAHMLVYPRFKDELVYKKVERVLESLSNSIYILKLPLIQISSTVVRERAIKGLSLYGFVPQHIISYVEEIYGNR, from the coding sequence ATGGCGATACAGTTTGGATTGCCGGAAGAGCTTTTGAGTTTAAAGAATAGCTTAGTTATATACGGAGGCTCATTTAATCCGCCTCATAACGGACATATAATTATTGCGCAACTTGTAAGGGAAATGTTTAGGTTTGCGGATTTCCACGTGGTTACAAGTTCCACCCCACCTCATAAGAAGGTTGATGTGTCATTTAAAGAAAGATTTTTTTTAACAAAAAAGGCTTTTGAAAAAGTCGAGGGTATTACGGTAAGTGATATAGAACATAGGTTAGGCGGTGTAAGTTACGCAATTAACACTATTGAGTATTATGAAAAAAAATACTCACATATTTTCTTCCTCGTAGGAGAAGATGCACTATATTCAATTGAAAAGTGGTATAGGTATGAAGATATATTAAAAAAAGCACATATGCTTGTATATCCAAGGTTTAAAGATGAATTAGTATATAAAAAAGTAGAGAGAGTTTTGGAAAGTTTGTCAAATTCTATATACATCTTGAAGCTTCCGTTGATACAGATTTCTTCTACTGTTGTAAGAGAGAGAGCGATTAAAGGGTTAAGTTTGTATGGATTTGTTCCACAGCATATAATTTCATATGTGGAGGAGATATATGGTAATAGGTAA
- a CDS encoding polysaccharide deacetylase family protein, translated as MKKWILLFLLISYISFSNIVIFIYHRFDDERYLSTNTWTSELEMHIKLVKKLGYSIWTLKDLEDYIYGNKKEENAVIFTIDDGYITTYTKAFPIFKKYNVPFSVFLYFGGVGHSKEYLSWDMVKKMADYGVEFGHHSVSHDKFPFKNIDYFEKDLVEGLKIWKEHMGTSLKYYAYPYGYYNQEMIEVLKKHGFKLAFIQLSGAYSKEISPYEIPREPLLQDWATESHVRYILSRKPLVLKEKPYYWKNGKLYIKAHLEGFKNPVVYIREKGIVKSEFKNGVLTAGPFEIENEINSLMLSVRGENKKEYVRYYLIIRRSFDEHH; from the coding sequence GTGAAAAAATGGATTTTGCTTTTTTTATTAATTTCCTATATTTCGTTTTCCAACATAGTAATATTTATATACCACAGGTTTGACGATGAAAGATATCTCTCCACAAACACTTGGACAAGTGAACTTGAAATGCATATAAAACTTGTAAAAAAATTGGGGTATAGTATCTGGACATTAAAAGATTTGGAAGACTATATATATGGTAATAAAAAAGAGGAAAATGCGGTTATCTTTACAATAGATGATGGATATATAACTACATACACAAAGGCATTTCCCATTTTTAAAAAGTACAATGTTCCATTTTCAGTATTTTTGTATTTTGGTGGGGTAGGCCACTCAAAAGAATATTTAAGTTGGGATATGGTAAAGAAAATGGCAGATTACGGCGTGGAATTTGGTCATCATTCAGTTTCACATGATAAGTTTCCATTTAAAAACATTGATTATTTTGAAAAAGATCTAGTTGAGGGTTTAAAAATTTGGAAAGAACATATGGGGACAAGTTTAAAGTATTATGCATATCCTTATGGATATTACAACCAAGAGATGATTGAAGTATTAAAAAAGCATGGTTTCAAACTTGCATTTATACAGCTTTCAGGAGCGTACAGCAAAGAAATTTCTCCATATGAAATACCACGTGAACCTTTACTTCAAGATTGGGCCACAGAATCACATGTAAGGTATATTCTTTCCAGAAAACCTTTGGTATTAAAGGAAAAACCGTATTACTGGAAAAATGGAAAACTTTATATAAAAGCACACCTTGAGGGGTTTAAAAATCCTGTTGTGTATATAAGGGAAAAAGGTATAGTAAAAAGTGAATTTAAGAATGGAGTATTAACTGCAGGACCTTTTGAAATAGAAAATGAAATTAACAGTTTAATGTTAAGTGTTAGGGGAGAAAATAAAAAGGAATATGTGCGATATTATTTGATAATAAGGAGGTCTTTTGATGAACATCATTGA
- a CDS encoding FecR domain-containing protein, whose translation MKKVFLFFVLLPIFAFSIYTGESTKLTFENNGKIEIFVEDVIGGILPEELLLSKQTFENVATITYIAPIVPIQGYLILEVNGQRKVLKFNVVEYEYPKDVAPAFVKEFSGNVAYSKDGKSWISISKGEKLYENYYIRTLKDSYVVISGKWGKVYINENTLVKIKRNREKGDRFDFKLKVERGNVVADVVKFLMSKSRFQIEGGSVTAGVRGTKFGCKGEKNNWKWFVFDGEVYIFNGKKIIELSKRKMIEVINKTYLNPQDFEEKFDEFIDVFDKAFEDLEKEINNYLEGNL comes from the coding sequence ATGAAAAAGGTATTTTTGTTTTTTGTTCTTTTACCTATTTTTGCATTTTCAATATATACAGGAGAATCAACAAAATTGACTTTTGAAAATAATGGAAAAATAGAAATTTTTGTAGAAGATGTAATTGGAGGAATTCTTCCAGAAGAGTTGTTACTTAGTAAACAAACATTTGAAAATGTGGCAACAATTACTTATATAGCACCAATTGTTCCAATTCAAGGGTATTTGATCTTGGAGGTAAATGGGCAAAGAAAGGTACTCAAATTTAATGTAGTTGAATATGAATATCCAAAAGATGTTGCACCAGCTTTTGTTAAAGAATTTTCTGGAAATGTTGCATATTCAAAAGATGGTAAAAGTTGGATTTCAATTTCTAAAGGTGAAAAATTATACGAAAATTATTATATAAGGACCTTAAAAGATTCTTATGTGGTAATTTCCGGTAAATGGGGGAAAGTATACATTAATGAAAATACCTTAGTAAAGATTAAAAGAAATAGAGAAAAAGGAGATAGATTTGATTTTAAATTAAAAGTAGAGAGAGGAAACGTTGTAGCAGATGTGGTGAAATTTTTGATGTCAAAATCAAGGTTTCAAATTGAAGGCGGTTCTGTAACTGCAGGTGTGCGCGGTACAAAATTTGGTTGTAAAGGAGAAAAAAATAATTGGAAATGGTTTGTTTTTGATGGAGAAGTTTACATTTTTAACGGAAAGAAAATAATAGAATTGTCAAAAAGAAAGATGATAGAAGTTATAAATAAAACATATTTAAATCCGCAGGATTTTGAAGAAAAATTTGATGAGTTTATAGATGTTTTTGATAAAGCTTTTGAGGATTTGGAAAAAGAGATAAATAATTATTTAGAGGGGAATTTATGA
- the aspC gene encoding aspartate aminotransferase: MNIIDEIPQSKTLEINALARKLKMEGKDVINLTTGEPDFPTPDRIKKKAIEALEVDFTKYTDSKGIPELRKTISKFLEKKGIHFTSEEIIVTNGGKQALFNSILSIVEKDDEVILISPYWVSYPPMVMLSGANIKILETKLEENFYPNLEKLESLITENTKAIIVNSPNNPTSTVYPRKIIEGLSRISKKYDMFVIADEVYDVLVYDDEYTSLTEFVEPQKLIYINAFSKSFSMTGWRIGFVATKNREVLKRIAKVQAHSTSGINSIAQYAALEILKVDNSYMIEEFRKRRDFVVKKAKSIGLDFVKPSGAFYLFFKVNTDDEKFCKKLLEEKMVALVPGSAFNAKGFVRLSFANSIENIEKAFERIKEFLGA; the protein is encoded by the coding sequence ATGAACATCATTGATGAAATTCCCCAATCAAAAACCTTGGAAATAAATGCTCTTGCAAGAAAACTAAAAATGGAAGGAAAAGATGTTATCAACCTTACAACCGGTGAGCCAGATTTTCCTACACCTGATCGAATAAAGAAAAAAGCCATCGAAGCATTGGAGGTAGATTTTACAAAATATACGGATAGTAAAGGAATTCCAGAGCTTAGAAAAACTATATCAAAATTTTTGGAGAAAAAAGGGATACATTTTACAAGCGAAGAGATAATAGTAACAAACGGTGGAAAACAAGCTCTATTTAATTCGATTCTTTCAATTGTAGAAAAAGACGATGAAGTTATTTTAATATCACCATATTGGGTAAGTTACCCTCCAATGGTTATGTTATCGGGGGCAAATATTAAAATTTTGGAGACAAAACTTGAAGAAAATTTCTATCCAAATTTAGAAAAACTTGAAAGTTTAATTACTGAAAATACAAAGGCAATAATCGTAAATTCTCCAAATAACCCAACAAGCACAGTGTATCCCAGAAAGATTATAGAAGGACTTTCGAGAATATCAAAGAAATATGATATGTTCGTAATAGCAGACGAAGTATATGACGTGCTTGTTTATGATGATGAATATACATCGCTTACCGAATTTGTAGAACCACAAAAGCTTATATATATAAACGCATTTTCAAAATCATTTTCAATGACGGGCTGGAGAATAGGTTTTGTGGCCACAAAAAATAGAGAGGTGTTAAAAAGAATAGCAAAGGTACAAGCACACAGTACTTCAGGTATAAATTCAATTGCGCAATATGCAGCACTTGAGATTCTTAAGGTGGATAACTCATATATGATAGAAGAGTTTAGAAAGAGAAGGGATTTTGTTGTTAAAAAAGCAAAAAGTATTGGGCTTGATTTTGTAAAACCAAGTGGTGCGTTTTATCTTTTTTTCAAAGTCAATACGGACGATGAAAAATTTTGCAAAAAACTCTTAGAAGAAAAAATGGTGGCTTTGGTTCCAGGAAGTGCGTTCAATGCCAAGGGTTTTGTGAGACTATCATTTGCAAATTCCATTGAAAATATTGAAAAGGCATTTGAAAGGATAAAAGAATTTTTGGGGGCATAA
- the obgE gene encoding GTPase ObgE, giving the protein MERSDFVDRVIIYVKGGKGGDGSASFRHEKYVPKGGPDGGDGGNGGYVFLRANSNLSTLLTVAEKKKYIAENGENGKGKKMHGRNGKDIIIDVPLGTVVKDFETGEIIADLDKNGMVVCVARGGKGGRGNVHFKSSTMRTPKISERGAEGEERKLILELKLLADVGLVGYPNVGKSSFISKISNAKPKIANYPFTTLIPNLGVVQVDDLQFVVADIPGLIKGASKGVGLGNVFLRHVERCSVIVHIVDISGFEGRDPVNDYFDIRRELEYFSEDLAKKEEIIVANKIDLLSKEELEERIQKLKNATGKETFPTSVLTGKGIREVIYKMAEMVKESKKLNVEGEIVNERVKRPKPIWKELPEKFVIEIKRDGDDFVVAGPYVEEWAKRLNLTQRDGYNKFMELLEKNGLDNKLREAGAKDGDTVWIAGRAFEFKE; this is encoded by the coding sequence ATGGAAAGAAGTGATTTTGTTGACAGGGTTATTATTTACGTAAAAGGCGGAAAAGGCGGAGATGGCTCTGCAAGTTTTAGACACGAAAAGTATGTCCCAAAAGGTGGACCAGATGGAGGTGATGGTGGTAATGGAGGTTATGTTTTTTTAAGAGCTAATAGCAATTTATCAACCCTTTTAACAGTTGCTGAAAAGAAAAAATATATTGCAGAAAATGGCGAAAATGGTAAGGGGAAAAAAATGCATGGTAGAAATGGAAAAGACATAATTATTGATGTTCCCCTTGGAACTGTTGTAAAAGATTTTGAAACTGGTGAAATAATAGCAGATTTGGATAAAAATGGAATGGTTGTTTGTGTCGCAAGAGGTGGAAAAGGTGGTAGAGGAAATGTTCATTTCAAATCTTCTACAATGAGAACCCCAAAGATTTCCGAGAGAGGAGCAGAAGGTGAGGAAAGAAAATTAATTTTAGAATTAAAACTTCTTGCTGATGTTGGGTTAGTTGGTTATCCAAACGTAGGAAAAAGTTCTTTTATATCTAAAATAAGTAATGCAAAACCTAAAATTGCAAATTATCCATTTACCACACTAATTCCAAACCTCGGAGTAGTCCAAGTTGATGATTTACAATTTGTAGTTGCGGATATTCCGGGGTTAATAAAAGGTGCAAGTAAAGGCGTGGGATTGGGAAACGTATTTTTAAGGCATGTTGAAAGATGTAGTGTAATCGTTCATATTGTTGATATTTCAGGTTTTGAGGGTCGAGACCCCGTAAATGACTATTTTGATATTAGAAGAGAATTGGAATATTTTAGTGAAGACCTTGCAAAAAAAGAAGAGATTATTGTAGCTAACAAGATAGATTTATTAAGTAAAGAAGAGTTAGAAGAAAGGATTCAAAAATTAAAAAATGCAACGGGAAAAGAGACTTTTCCAACAAGTGTGCTTACAGGTAAGGGAATAAGGGAAGTAATTTACAAAATGGCAGAAATGGTAAAGGAAAGTAAAAAGTTAAATGTTGAGGGTGAAATTGTAAACGAAAGGGTAAAACGACCCAAACCCATATGGAAAGAGTTACCTGAAAAGTTTGTTATTGAGATTAAAAGAGACGGTGATGACTTTGTGGTGGCAGGACCTTATGTAGAAGAGTGGGCAAAGAGGTTGAATTTAACCCAAAGAGATGGATACAACAAGTTCATGGAGTTGCTTGAAAAAAATGGCCTTGATAATAAATTGAGAGAGGCGGGTGCGAAAGATGGCGATACAGTTTGGATTGCCGGAAGAGCTTTTGAGTTTAAAGAATAG